A section of the Lineus longissimus chromosome 1, tnLinLong1.2, whole genome shotgun sequence genome encodes:
- the LOC135484021 gene encoding rap guanine nucleotide exchange factor 6-like isoform X10, which translates to MNYYGERDLISCLRKHAHERLPQELDIIFSFLHGLEALRSLREPSLRAICRHVRYEHHQANSILYCAGEMNTCWYILMAGSVFIDNSMYLPRSCFGKRTATSNRRPNECLVLEPSDMIVIDYPDVHLMKTSQQPPCANMNYDQMLPNNHNDTQMSHEVRSARGRHASEGCIDTLELPVPMLPRHDQFQRTDQYLKRNSRASDTSSAYSGSDMMQSSIDDQDMTVDLSGLAESLVDSDDEEGSYAESNDSYVVRDTVRECLEKDPADRNEDDIEILLDFMQHFPAFMNMTLATRREFCAVMVFAVVEKAGTIVMNDSEELDSWSVILNGQVEIVRPDGRIEELTMGDSFGITPTMEKLYHKGTMRTMIDDCQFVCIAQADYYRILHQGEENTIRHEEEGKVTLVTEKRLLDGGRKAQITIRATAERLMTHLVDEHSSVDPTYVEDFLLTYRTFLKSPVDVANKLLLWFNDPILKDRVTRVVLLWVNNHFNDFETEPVMSDFLEKFEKLLERERMSGQMRLLSIACAAKARPRTVTLTRSTKDEILHFSVLGGLERNCGIFISKVERGSKANEAGLKRGDQLIEVNGYNFEQVTHMRALEILRGTTHLSITVRSNLLGQRFLPLCGAPWFASSSGQPLLDLGIKSFRDSILQPENAPSRPLKKHQIQKLQSDPRQRLSVPDLDGVPPVISQQKEKKADKKDKGMNATHKTKIRKALMKMNILPKNGNSDNLGVSDETFLSRSRASSGSSHSSSTLGSHLSASNPDLTSYAYAFDDSKNDFPEHVLKVFKSDQMCKYFLVHKETTAREVVMLALREFGITDPSSNYSLCEVIVEGENFIKQKRLPDQLSNLPDRIALNGRYYLKNNMSTETLVPDDMAGELMKENVIGLLQLNSTQIAAQLTLDDFQIFQNVELTEYVDDLYELKSRFGIPNLKKFAELVNREMFWVVTEVCSEQNLIKRSKIIKHFIKTAKHCKECKNFNSMFSILSGLGHGSVCRLRQTWDKVPNKYIKMFEDLQDLMDPSRNMSKYRNLIHNEHLHPPMIPFFPVVKKDLTFIHLGNDSSVDGLVNFEKLRMIAKEIRAIGHMCSAKYVSGDMSSMFIRPGMNLNAFAMFTPSATVASVATMRRKSRRASTIPNPKKMYEEAQMVRRVKTYLSNLTVIFDEEKLKELSHQCEAPAPNLRKRDQSPTLSTVSSNSDNQRPKFGASSPEAVRKLMSLSGKSRPLNPKHAYLPPPSSPNIPRRQGQLGPQGSPRQVLPHPHPHPSIHLSPESSSVVSLSSMALRKSKTSGSVGSGESDSPTNSIGSYQHPFETDSGHNSVTSSNFDAHSTSSIGSGNSPPMPRRGAPPTEISFEALTPRIQPLHHTAIHTDETSRHKKATCPP; encoded by the exons CTTTGGCAAACGCACTGCCACGAGTAACCGTCGTCCCAATGAGTGCCTCGTATTGGAACCGTCAGATATGATAGTG ATTGACTATCCTGATGTGCACTTGATGAAAACGAGTCAACAACCGCCATGTGCGAATATGAATTATGATCAAATGTTACCTAATAATCACAATGATACCCAGATGTCACATGAAGTAAGGAGCGCAAGGGGCAGACACGCCTCCGAGGGGTGTATAGACACG CTGGAGTTACCCGTGCCTATGCTGCCTCGACATGATCAGTTCCAGCGTACTGACCAATACCTCAAGAGAAACTCACGCGCCAGTGACACGTCGAGTGCGTACTCTGGCTCCGACATGATGCAGTCGTCCATCGATGACCAAGATATGACCGTGGATCTGAGCGGATTGGCCGAGAGTTTGGTTGATTCGGATGACGAAGAGGGAAGTTATGCAGAGTCAAATGAT TCGTATGTGGTGCGAGATACGGTTAGGGAATGTCTTGAAAAGGATCCCGCAGACAGGAATGAAGATGATATTGAGATACTGCTGGATTTCATGCAGCATTTTCCC GCATTTATGAATATGACATTGGCAACAAGACGCGAATTCTGTGCCGTCATGGTGTTTGCCGTTGTTGAAAAAGCCGGGACTATCGTGATGAACGATAGTGAAGAATTAGACTCTTGGTCGGTGATATTGAATGGTCAGGTTGAGATCGTCCGCCCCGATGGAAGGATAGAGGAGCTGACTATGGGTGACAG TTTTGGTATCACCCCGACCATGGAAAAACTCTATCACAAGGGTACCATGCGAACTATGATCGATGACTGCCAGTTCGTGTGTATAGCGCAGGCAGATTACTACCGGATTCTCCACCAGGGGGAGGAGAACACCATCCGCCATGAGGAAGAAGGCAAGGTTACCCTTGTCACTGAGAAACGTCTCCTTGATGGCGGGAGGAAGGCACAGATAACCATTAGG GCGACCGCTGAGAGACTGATGACTCACTTGGTGGATGAGCATTCATCCGTCGACCCAACCTACGTAGAGGACTTCCTGCTCACTTATCGAACGTTCCTCAAGAGCCCAGTGGATGTAGCCAATAAACTATTACTGTGGTTCAATGACCCCATTCTAAAGGACAGA GTTACGCGTGTGGTGCTTCTATGGGTGAACAACCACTTCAATGACTTCGAGACGGAGCCCGTCATGAGTGACTTCCTGGAGAAGTTTGAGAAACTCTTAGAACGAGAG AGAATGTCAGGTCAGATGCGCTTGCTGAGTATAGCCTGTGCTGCCAAGGCCCGGCCACGGACTGTAACACTGACGAGGTCAACGAAGGATGAGATCCTACACTTCTCGGTGCTTGGTGGCTTGGAACGCAACTGTGGgatatttatttcaaaagtgGAGCGAGGGTCCAAAGCGAATGAGGCAGGCCTCAAACGAGGGGACCAA CTTATCGAGGTGAACGGATACAACTTTGAACAAGTCACGCACATGAGAGCACTGGAAATACTCCGAGGGACCACACATCTGTCAATCACCGTGCGGTCAAATCTCCTTG GACAGCGATTTCTTCCCCTCTGTG GTGCGCCCTGGTTTGCCTCCTCGTCAGGTCAGCCCCTTCTTGATCTTGGAATAAAGT CATTCAGGGATTCCATTCTTCAGCCAGAAAATGCCCCATCACGCCCTCTCAAGAAACACCAAATCCAGAAACTACAATCAGACCCACGGCAGAGATTATCGGTGCCTGATCTGGACGGGGTGCCACCGGTCATCTCCCAACAGAAGGAGAAGAAGGCCGACAAGAAAGACAAGGGCATGAATGCGACTCATAAGACCAAAATACGGAAGGCTCTCATGAAGATGAATATATTACCAAAGAATGGAAACAG TGATAACCTTGGCGTGTCAGATGAGACGTTCCTCTCCAGATCTCGGGCCTCATCTGGGTCCTCTCACAGTTCCTCCACGCTTGGCTCACATCTCAGCGCCAGTAACCCAGACCTCACCTCATACGCCTATGCGTTTGACGACTCCAAAAATGACTTTCCAGAGCATGTTTTAAAAGTGTTTAAATCGGATCAGATGTGTAAATATTTTCTTGTACATAAGGAGACGACGGCTCGGGAGGTGGTCATGTTGGCCCTTCGGGAGTTTGGAATAACAGATCCAAGCAG TAATTACTCACTATGTGAGGTGATCGTTGAAGGCGAGAATTTTATAAAACAGAAGAGATTACCAGACCAGTTGTCCAATCTTCCTGATCGGATCGCCCTCAATGGCAG ATATTACTTGAAaaataacatgtcaacagaGACGTTAGTTCCTGACGACATGGCAGGGGAGCTGATGAAGGAGAATGTGATAGGACTTCTACAGTTAAACAGCACACAGATCGCTGCTCAGCTCACCCTCGACGACTTCCAGATATTCCAGAATGTTGAGTTGACAGAATATGTGGACGATCTGTATGAGTTGAAGTCGAGATTCGGCATACCAAACTTAAAGAAATTTGCTGAG CTCGTGAATCGTGAGATGTTCTGGGTGGTGACTGAAGTGTGCAGTGAACAAAACTTGAtcaaaagatcaaaaataatcaaacatttcatcaaaactgCAA AGCACTGCAAGGAATGTAAGAACTTCAACTCGATGTTCTCCATCCTGAGTGGACTCGGTCATGGTTCAGTTTGCCGGTTACGACAGACCTGGGATAAGGTGCCAAATAAATACATCAAAATGTTTGAG GATTTACAAGATCTGATGGATCCGTCGAGGAATATGTCTAAATACAGGAATCTTATTCACAATGAACACCTGCACCCACCTATG ATTCCATTTTTCCCCGTTGTGAAGAAAGATCTGACATTTATCCACCTTGGCAACGACTCATCTGTTGATGGCCTCGTCAACTTTGAGAAACTCCGGATGATTGCGAAGGAGATACGAGCAATAGGGCACATGTGTTCAGCTAAATATGTGAGTGGT GACATGAGTTCCATGTTCATCCGACCCGGCATGAACCTGAACGCCTTCGCCATGTTCACCCCCTCAGCGACAGTCGCCAGCGTAGCAACCATGAGGCGGAAGTCTCGACGGGCCTCCACGATACCAAATCCCAAGAAGATGTACGAGGAGGCTCAGATGGTACGGCGGGTCAAGACGTACCTCAGTAACCTGACCGTGATCTTTGATGAGGAGAAGCTGAAGGAGTTGTCACATCAGTGTGAGGCCCCTG CCCCAAACTTGCGAAAGCGTGACCAATCCCCAACACTGAGCACAGTGAGCTCGAACTCGGACAACCAACGACCAAAATTCGGTGCTTCGTCCCCAGAAGCGGTACGGAAGCTGATGTCTCTATCTGGGAAAAGTCGGCCATTGAATCCGAAACATGCCTACCTCCCACCTCCAAGTAGTCCCAATATTCCTCGACGGCAGGGACAGTTAGGCCCCCAGGGGTCGCCACGTCAGGTCTTACCTCATCCACATCCTCATCCTTCCATTCATTTGTCACCAGAGAGTTCATCGGTGGTCAGTCTCAGCAGTATGGCACTAAGAAAATCAAAAACATCAG GTTCTGTAGGATCAGGGGAATCAGACAGCCCAACTAACAGTATTGGTAGCTATCAACATCCATTCGAGACCGACTCGGGTCACAACAGTGTCACATCATCCAACTTTGATGCACACAGCACAAGTTCTATCGGCTCGGGTAACTCACCTCCTATGCCACGGCGGGGTGCACCCCCTACTG AGATTTCATTTGAAGCATTGACCCCTCG
- the LOC135484021 gene encoding rap guanine nucleotide exchange factor 6-like isoform X7 has translation MNYYGERDLISCLRKHAHERLPQELDIIFSFLHGLEALRSLREPSLRAICRHVRYEHHQANSILYCAGEMNTCWYILMAGSVFIDNSMYLPRSCFGKRTATSNRRPNECLVLEPSDMIVIDYPDVHLMKTSQQPPCANMNYDQMLPNNHNDTQMSHEVRSARGRHASEGCIDTLELPVPMLPRHDQFQRTDQYLKRNSRASDTSSAYSGSDMMQSSIDDQDMTVDLSGLAESLVDSDDEEGSYAESNDSYVVRDTVRECLEKDPADRNEDDIEILLDFMQHFPAFMNMTLATRREFCAVMVFAVVEKAGTIVMNDSEELDSWSVILNGQVEIVRPDGRIEELTMGDSFGITPTMEKLYHKGTMRTMIDDCQFVCIAQADYYRILHQGEENTIRHEEEGKVTLVTEKRLLDGGRKAQITIRATAERLMTHLVDEHSSVDPTYVEDFLLTYRTFLKSPVDVANKLLLWFNDPILKDRVTRVVLLWVNNHFNDFETEPVMSDFLEKFEKLLERERMSGQMRLLSIACAAKARPRTVTLTRSTKDEILHFSVLGGLERNCGIFISKVERGSKANEAGLKRGDQLIEVNGYNFEQVTHMRALEILRGTTHLSITVRSNLLGQRFLPLCGAPWFASSSGQPLLDLGIKSFRDSILQPENAPSRPLKKHQIQKLQSDPRQRLSVPDLDGVPPVISQQKEKKADKKDKGMNATHKTKIRKALMKMNILPKNGNSDNLGVSDETFLSRSRASSGSSHSSSTLGSHLSASNPDLTSYAYAFDDSKNDFPEHVLKVFKSDQMCKYFLVHKETTAREVVMLALREFGITDPSSNYSLCEVIVEGENFIKQKRLPDQLSNLPDRIALNGRYYLKNNMSTETLVPDDMAGELMKENVIGLLQLNSTQIAAQLTLDDFQIFQNVELTEYVDDLYELKSRFGIPNLKKFAELVNREMFWVVTEVCSEQNLIKRSKIIKHFIKTAKHCKECKNFNSMFSILSGLGHGSVCRLRQTWDKVPNKYIKMFEDLQDLMDPSRNMSKYRNLIHNEHLHPPMIPFFPVVKKDLTFIHLGNDSSVDGLVNFEKLRMIAKEIRAIGHMCSAKYVSGDMSSMFIRPGMNLNAFAMFTPSATVASVATMRRKSRRASTIPNPKKMYEEAQMVRRVKTYLSNLTVIFDEEKLKELSHQCEAPAPNLRKRDQSPTLSTVSSNSDNQRPKFGASSPEAVRKLMSLSGKSRPLNPKHAYLPPPSSPNIPRRQGQLGPQGSPRQVLPHPHPHPSIHLSPESSSVVSLSSMALRKSKTSGSVGSGESDSPTNSIGSYQHPFETDSGHNSVTSSNFDAHSTSSIGSGNSPPMPRRGAPPTAWRASRLSSRRPKRSQSKRRLAASMLIDLANIAANVGIQPLHHTAIHTDETSRHKKATCPP, from the exons CTTTGGCAAACGCACTGCCACGAGTAACCGTCGTCCCAATGAGTGCCTCGTATTGGAACCGTCAGATATGATAGTG ATTGACTATCCTGATGTGCACTTGATGAAAACGAGTCAACAACCGCCATGTGCGAATATGAATTATGATCAAATGTTACCTAATAATCACAATGATACCCAGATGTCACATGAAGTAAGGAGCGCAAGGGGCAGACACGCCTCCGAGGGGTGTATAGACACG CTGGAGTTACCCGTGCCTATGCTGCCTCGACATGATCAGTTCCAGCGTACTGACCAATACCTCAAGAGAAACTCACGCGCCAGTGACACGTCGAGTGCGTACTCTGGCTCCGACATGATGCAGTCGTCCATCGATGACCAAGATATGACCGTGGATCTGAGCGGATTGGCCGAGAGTTTGGTTGATTCGGATGACGAAGAGGGAAGTTATGCAGAGTCAAATGAT TCGTATGTGGTGCGAGATACGGTTAGGGAATGTCTTGAAAAGGATCCCGCAGACAGGAATGAAGATGATATTGAGATACTGCTGGATTTCATGCAGCATTTTCCC GCATTTATGAATATGACATTGGCAACAAGACGCGAATTCTGTGCCGTCATGGTGTTTGCCGTTGTTGAAAAAGCCGGGACTATCGTGATGAACGATAGTGAAGAATTAGACTCTTGGTCGGTGATATTGAATGGTCAGGTTGAGATCGTCCGCCCCGATGGAAGGATAGAGGAGCTGACTATGGGTGACAG TTTTGGTATCACCCCGACCATGGAAAAACTCTATCACAAGGGTACCATGCGAACTATGATCGATGACTGCCAGTTCGTGTGTATAGCGCAGGCAGATTACTACCGGATTCTCCACCAGGGGGAGGAGAACACCATCCGCCATGAGGAAGAAGGCAAGGTTACCCTTGTCACTGAGAAACGTCTCCTTGATGGCGGGAGGAAGGCACAGATAACCATTAGG GCGACCGCTGAGAGACTGATGACTCACTTGGTGGATGAGCATTCATCCGTCGACCCAACCTACGTAGAGGACTTCCTGCTCACTTATCGAACGTTCCTCAAGAGCCCAGTGGATGTAGCCAATAAACTATTACTGTGGTTCAATGACCCCATTCTAAAGGACAGA GTTACGCGTGTGGTGCTTCTATGGGTGAACAACCACTTCAATGACTTCGAGACGGAGCCCGTCATGAGTGACTTCCTGGAGAAGTTTGAGAAACTCTTAGAACGAGAG AGAATGTCAGGTCAGATGCGCTTGCTGAGTATAGCCTGTGCTGCCAAGGCCCGGCCACGGACTGTAACACTGACGAGGTCAACGAAGGATGAGATCCTACACTTCTCGGTGCTTGGTGGCTTGGAACGCAACTGTGGgatatttatttcaaaagtgGAGCGAGGGTCCAAAGCGAATGAGGCAGGCCTCAAACGAGGGGACCAA CTTATCGAGGTGAACGGATACAACTTTGAACAAGTCACGCACATGAGAGCACTGGAAATACTCCGAGGGACCACACATCTGTCAATCACCGTGCGGTCAAATCTCCTTG GACAGCGATTTCTTCCCCTCTGTG GTGCGCCCTGGTTTGCCTCCTCGTCAGGTCAGCCCCTTCTTGATCTTGGAATAAAGT CATTCAGGGATTCCATTCTTCAGCCAGAAAATGCCCCATCACGCCCTCTCAAGAAACACCAAATCCAGAAACTACAATCAGACCCACGGCAGAGATTATCGGTGCCTGATCTGGACGGGGTGCCACCGGTCATCTCCCAACAGAAGGAGAAGAAGGCCGACAAGAAAGACAAGGGCATGAATGCGACTCATAAGACCAAAATACGGAAGGCTCTCATGAAGATGAATATATTACCAAAGAATGGAAACAG TGATAACCTTGGCGTGTCAGATGAGACGTTCCTCTCCAGATCTCGGGCCTCATCTGGGTCCTCTCACAGTTCCTCCACGCTTGGCTCACATCTCAGCGCCAGTAACCCAGACCTCACCTCATACGCCTATGCGTTTGACGACTCCAAAAATGACTTTCCAGAGCATGTTTTAAAAGTGTTTAAATCGGATCAGATGTGTAAATATTTTCTTGTACATAAGGAGACGACGGCTCGGGAGGTGGTCATGTTGGCCCTTCGGGAGTTTGGAATAACAGATCCAAGCAG TAATTACTCACTATGTGAGGTGATCGTTGAAGGCGAGAATTTTATAAAACAGAAGAGATTACCAGACCAGTTGTCCAATCTTCCTGATCGGATCGCCCTCAATGGCAG ATATTACTTGAAaaataacatgtcaacagaGACGTTAGTTCCTGACGACATGGCAGGGGAGCTGATGAAGGAGAATGTGATAGGACTTCTACAGTTAAACAGCACACAGATCGCTGCTCAGCTCACCCTCGACGACTTCCAGATATTCCAGAATGTTGAGTTGACAGAATATGTGGACGATCTGTATGAGTTGAAGTCGAGATTCGGCATACCAAACTTAAAGAAATTTGCTGAG CTCGTGAATCGTGAGATGTTCTGGGTGGTGACTGAAGTGTGCAGTGAACAAAACTTGAtcaaaagatcaaaaataatcaaacatttcatcaaaactgCAA AGCACTGCAAGGAATGTAAGAACTTCAACTCGATGTTCTCCATCCTGAGTGGACTCGGTCATGGTTCAGTTTGCCGGTTACGACAGACCTGGGATAAGGTGCCAAATAAATACATCAAAATGTTTGAG GATTTACAAGATCTGATGGATCCGTCGAGGAATATGTCTAAATACAGGAATCTTATTCACAATGAACACCTGCACCCACCTATG ATTCCATTTTTCCCCGTTGTGAAGAAAGATCTGACATTTATCCACCTTGGCAACGACTCATCTGTTGATGGCCTCGTCAACTTTGAGAAACTCCGGATGATTGCGAAGGAGATACGAGCAATAGGGCACATGTGTTCAGCTAAATATGTGAGTGGT GACATGAGTTCCATGTTCATCCGACCCGGCATGAACCTGAACGCCTTCGCCATGTTCACCCCCTCAGCGACAGTCGCCAGCGTAGCAACCATGAGGCGGAAGTCTCGACGGGCCTCCACGATACCAAATCCCAAGAAGATGTACGAGGAGGCTCAGATGGTACGGCGGGTCAAGACGTACCTCAGTAACCTGACCGTGATCTTTGATGAGGAGAAGCTGAAGGAGTTGTCACATCAGTGTGAGGCCCCTG CCCCAAACTTGCGAAAGCGTGACCAATCCCCAACACTGAGCACAGTGAGCTCGAACTCGGACAACCAACGACCAAAATTCGGTGCTTCGTCCCCAGAAGCGGTACGGAAGCTGATGTCTCTATCTGGGAAAAGTCGGCCATTGAATCCGAAACATGCCTACCTCCCACCTCCAAGTAGTCCCAATATTCCTCGACGGCAGGGACAGTTAGGCCCCCAGGGGTCGCCACGTCAGGTCTTACCTCATCCACATCCTCATCCTTCCATTCATTTGTCACCAGAGAGTTCATCGGTGGTCAGTCTCAGCAGTATGGCACTAAGAAAATCAAAAACATCAG GTTCTGTAGGATCAGGGGAATCAGACAGCCCAACTAACAGTATTGGTAGCTATCAACATCCATTCGAGACCGACTCGGGTCACAACAGTGTCACATCATCCAACTTTGATGCACACAGCACAAGTTCTATCGGCTCGGGTAACTCACCTCCTATGCCACGGCGGGGTGCACCCCCTACTG CCTGGCGAGCATCGAGGCTGTCTTCCCGGCGCCCAAAGCGCTCACAGTCCAAACGACGCCTCGCCGCAAGTATGCTCATAGATCTTGCCAACATTGCGGCAAACGTGGG